One region of Bosea sp. 29B genomic DNA includes:
- a CDS encoding PAS domain-containing sensor histidine kinase, whose translation MRANSVLGVARSLTHPLYQRFEQLEPIFRKVIPALVAGFVLLLALGAYVQTSALRDDALDDAAIDLEALAALLVRELDLASKDDKRPDSALAPLSTKHIAGRGRVVYVSDAGGRLVAGEPAIGASERSLVDVLGPGQALTVFADRAGVMPITLPGGIETLATVRNLAAPLGQVAVLHPVKRALSVWDERRRSILVLFGSAAIVLAGITAAFVLQSRRARAADEDCDCVRDRIDTALSRGHCGLWDWDLAKGRMYWSDSMYAMLGYDRSGEFMSFGEVNAFIHPEDADLYALADAVSRGETDHLDQEFRVRNASSEWVWLKARAELVTDRRTHAQHLVGIVVDISEQRRMAARTATADARLRDAVEAISEAFVLWDAEQKLVLCNAKYQQLHMLSPELMRTGTTYEQIMSHSAQPSIDREPVRSVRAGSGSHSYEAKLSDGRWLQINGRRTKDGGSVSVGTDITMLKQQEERLTRSEHELLKTVTDVKASRQKLEAQAQQLAELAELYLEQKAAAESANRAKSEFLANMSHELRTPLNAILGFSEIMDDGLFGPLGSERYVEYVRDIRSSGGYLLAVINDILNMARIEAGKIELEKTEIALDLVVGEAIGCHREEITRKRLSLTSDLGSDMRLEADAHALFQIVGNLVDNAIKFTPEGGRIAVRVKPAPDALNLYVEDSGIGIPREKLGRIGRPFEQVEGDLIRSHGGSGLGLAIARSLAELHGGSLRVRSIMGSGTIVMVHLPLKGPANAELEQAA comes from the coding sequence GTGCGCGCAAATTCAGTTCTGGGCGTAGCACGATCCCTGACGCATCCGCTCTATCAGCGCTTCGAGCAGCTGGAGCCGATCTTCCGGAAAGTCATTCCGGCGCTTGTCGCCGGCTTTGTCCTACTTCTCGCCCTGGGCGCCTACGTCCAGACCTCGGCGCTGCGTGATGATGCGCTCGACGATGCCGCAATCGACCTAGAAGCACTCGCCGCGTTGCTTGTGCGCGAGCTCGATCTAGCCTCGAAAGACGACAAGCGCCCTGACAGCGCCCTCGCCCCCTTGTCGACCAAGCATATCGCCGGCCGCGGCCGCGTCGTCTATGTCAGCGACGCCGGCGGCCGGCTGGTCGCCGGCGAGCCGGCGATCGGCGCAAGCGAGCGCAGCCTGGTCGACGTGCTCGGCCCCGGGCAGGCATTGACCGTCTTCGCCGACCGCGCCGGCGTGATGCCGATCACGCTGCCCGGCGGGATCGAGACACTCGCCACCGTGCGCAACCTCGCTGCCCCGCTCGGCCAGGTCGCGGTGCTGCATCCGGTGAAGCGCGCGCTCTCGGTCTGGGACGAGCGCCGGCGCTCCATCCTCGTCCTGTTCGGCTCGGCCGCGATCGTGCTCGCCGGCATCACCGCCGCCTTCGTGCTGCAATCGCGCCGCGCCCGCGCCGCCGACGAGGATTGCGACTGCGTGCGTGACCGCATCGACACGGCACTGAGCCGTGGCCATTGCGGCCTGTGGGACTGGGACCTCGCCAAGGGCCGGATGTACTGGTCGGATTCGATGTACGCCATGCTCGGTTATGACCGCTCCGGCGAGTTCATGTCCTTCGGCGAGGTCAATGCCTTCATCCACCCCGAGGATGCCGACCTCTATGCGCTGGCCGATGCGGTCAGCCGCGGCGAGACCGATCATCTCGACCAGGAATTCCGCGTCCGCAATGCCTCGAGCGAATGGGTCTGGCTCAAGGCGCGAGCCGAGCTCGTCACCGATCGCCGCACCCATGCCCAGCATCTCGTCGGCATCGTCGTCGACATCTCCGAGCAGCGCCGCATGGCCGCCCGCACCGCCACCGCCGACGCCCGCCTGCGCGACGCGGTCGAGGCGATCTCGGAAGCCTTCGTGCTCTGGGACGCTGAGCAGAAGCTCGTGCTCTGCAACGCCAAATACCAGCAACTGCACATGCTGTCGCCGGAGCTGATGCGCACCGGCACGACCTATGAGCAGATCATGAGCCACAGCGCCCAGCCGAGCATCGACCGCGAGCCGGTCCGCAGCGTGCGCGCCGGCTCCGGCAGCCATTCCTACGAGGCGAAGCTCTCGGACGGGCGCTGGCTGCAGATCAACGGCCGCCGCACCAAGGATGGCGGCTCGGTCTCGGTCGGCACCGACATCACCATGCTGAAGCAGCAGGAGGAGCGCCTGACCCGCTCCGAGCACGAGCTGCTCAAGACCGTCACCGACGTCAAGGCCTCGCGCCAGAAGCTCGAAGCGCAGGCGCAGCAGCTCGCCGAACTGGCCGAGCTCTACCTTGAGCAGAAGGCCGCCGCCGAAAGCGCCAACCGCGCCAAGTCCGAATTCCTCGCCAATATGAGCCATGAGCTGCGCACGCCGCTCAACGCCATCCTCGGCTTCTCCGAAATCATGGATGACGGTCTGTTCGGCCCGCTCGGCTCCGAGCGCTATGTCGAATATGTCCGCGACATCCGCTCCAGCGGCGGCTACCTGCTCGCGGTGATCAACGACATTCTGAACATGGCCCGGATCGAGGCCGGCAAGATCGAGCTCGAGAAGACCGAAATCGCACTGGACCTCGTGGTCGGCGAGGCGATCGGCTGCCACCGCGAAGAGATCACGCGCAAACGGCTCTCCCTCACCAGCGATCTCGGCAGCGACATGCGCCTCGAGGCCGATGCGCACGCCCTCTTCCAGATCGTCGGCAACCTCGTCGACAACGCCATCAAGTTCACGCCCGAGGGCGGCCGGATCGCGGTCCGGGTCAAGCCGGCGCCCGACGCGCTCAACCTCTATGTCGAGGACAGCGGCATCGGCATCCCGCGCGAGAAGCTCGGCCGGATCGGGCGCCCGTTCGAGCAGGTCGAGGGCGATCTCATCCGCAGCCATGGCGGCTCCGGCCTCGGCCTTGCCATCGCCCGCTCGCTGGCGGAACTGCACGGCGGCTCGCTGCGTGTCCGCTCGATCATGGGTTCGGGCACGATCGTGATGGTCCACCTGCCATTGAAGGGCCCGGCGAACGCGGAGCTGGAACAGGCGGCCTGA
- the pepN gene encoding aminopeptidase N, producing the protein MRAEDAPLIRLEDYRPSDWLIDTVDLDIVLDPTRTRVRSQLQLRPNPAGHAGAPLVLDGDELTPDSILLDEVPLDPSLYSLSPQGLTIQAPPARAFSLRIETTLDPGANTKLMGLYRSSGVYCTQCEADGFRRITYFLDRPDVMSVYTVRLEARKAEAPVLLSNGNLVAAAELPGGERHFAVWHDPHPKPAYLFALVGGKLDHVRQPYVTADGHKVELAVYVEPGKAGRAGWALDSLVRCMRWDERVFGRNYDLDVFNVVAVSDFNMGAMENKGLNIFNDKYVLADPLTASDGDYASIEAIIAHEYFHNWTGNRITCRDWFQLCLKEGLTVFRDQEFSSDERSRPVKRIADVRTLRSTQFSEDAGPLAHPVRPRAYKEINNFYTPTVYEKGAELIRMLKVLIGEGAFARGMDLYFERCDGTAATIEEFLDCFVEASGQDLAHFAGWYEQAGTPTVVASGKYDAQAKSYTLQLAQSTPATPGQPEKKPVVIPVALGLVGKGGDLPLTSISPALKAGGVVVLDQPSLSVTFTDLPEAPTPSLLRGFSAPVRLELDLGDSELLRLFSADSDSFNRWQALQTVATRALVRAGKGDQSTLDATATDLAKALSGFLAGPALADPAFAAQVLRLPAPADIAREIGRDVDPDVVHGAHRRLSAAIGAAVANQLAALRQDLAERGPYSPAAAPAGRRALRNEALGLIALGAPVEGARLSLAQFSEADNLTDRLAALAAMTLIPGAEREELIQRFSELYAREPLVLDKWLMAQALIAEDGTLARVKELMNHAAFSLGNPNRVRGLIGGFAANLTQFNRADGEGYAFVADIVIALDRTNPQVASRLLGSFKSWRMLEAGRRAKAEAALRMVGATPNLSRDVSDIAARSLG; encoded by the coding sequence ATGCGCGCCGAAGACGCCCCACTGATCCGCCTCGAGGACTATCGCCCCTCCGACTGGCTGATCGACACCGTCGATCTCGACATCGTCCTCGATCCGACGCGGACCAGGGTGCGCTCCCAGCTGCAGCTGCGGCCGAACCCGGCCGGCCATGCCGGCGCGCCGCTCGTGCTCGACGGCGACGAGCTGACGCCGGATTCCATCCTGCTCGACGAGGTCCCGCTCGATCCTTCCCTGTATTCCCTCTCGCCGCAGGGGCTGACGATCCAGGCGCCGCCGGCGCGGGCGTTCTCGCTCAGGATCGAGACGACGCTCGACCCCGGCGCCAACACCAAGCTGATGGGGCTCTACCGCTCCAGCGGCGTCTACTGCACGCAATGCGAGGCCGACGGCTTCCGCCGTATCACCTATTTCCTCGATCGCCCCGACGTCATGAGCGTCTACACGGTCCGGCTCGAGGCGAGGAAAGCCGAGGCGCCGGTGCTGCTCTCCAACGGCAACCTCGTCGCCGCGGCCGAACTGCCTGGCGGCGAGCGCCATTTCGCCGTCTGGCACGACCCGCACCCGAAGCCGGCCTATCTGTTCGCGCTGGTCGGCGGCAAGCTCGACCATGTCCGGCAGCCTTACGTCACCGCCGATGGCCACAAGGTCGAGCTCGCCGTCTATGTCGAGCCGGGCAAGGCCGGGCGCGCTGGCTGGGCGCTTGATTCCCTCGTGCGCTGCATGCGCTGGGATGAGCGCGTCTTCGGCCGCAACTATGATCTCGACGTGTTCAACGTCGTCGCCGTCTCCGACTTCAACATGGGCGCGATGGAGAACAAGGGCCTCAACATCTTCAACGACAAGTACGTGCTGGCCGACCCGTTGACGGCGAGCGACGGCGACTATGCCTCGATCGAGGCGATCATCGCGCACGAGTACTTCCACAACTGGACCGGGAACCGCATCACCTGCCGCGACTGGTTCCAGCTCTGCCTGAAGGAAGGCCTCACCGTCTTCCGCGACCAGGAATTCTCCTCCGACGAGCGCTCGCGCCCGGTGAAGCGCATCGCCGATGTGCGCACGCTGCGCTCGACGCAGTTCTCCGAGGATGCCGGCCCGCTCGCCCATCCGGTCAGGCCGCGCGCCTACAAGGAGATCAACAACTTCTACACGCCGACGGTCTATGAGAAGGGCGCGGAGCTGATCCGCATGCTCAAGGTGCTGATCGGCGAAGGTGCCTTCGCCCGCGGCATGGACCTCTATTTCGAGCGCTGCGACGGCACGGCCGCGACGATCGAGGAATTCCTCGACTGCTTCGTCGAGGCCTCCGGCCAGGACCTCGCCCATTTCGCCGGATGGTACGAGCAGGCGGGCACGCCGACCGTGGTCGCCTCCGGCAAATACGATGCCCAGGCGAAGAGCTATACGTTGCAGCTGGCGCAATCGACACCGGCGACGCCCGGCCAGCCCGAGAAGAAGCCGGTGGTCATCCCCGTCGCGCTCGGCCTTGTCGGCAAGGGCGGCGACCTGCCGCTGACCAGCATCTCGCCGGCGCTGAAGGCTGGCGGCGTGGTGGTGCTCGACCAGCCCTCACTGTCCGTGACCTTCACCGACCTGCCGGAAGCGCCGACGCCGTCGCTGCTGCGCGGCTTCTCGGCCCCTGTCCGGCTCGAACTCGATCTCGGCGACAGCGAGCTGCTGCGGCTGTTCAGCGCCGACAGCGATTCCTTCAATCGCTGGCAAGCGCTGCAGACGGTCGCGACACGGGCGCTGGTGCGTGCCGGCAAGGGCGATCAGTCGACGCTGGATGCGACCGCAACCGACCTCGCCAAGGCGCTCTCCGGCTTCCTCGCCGGCCCTGCCCTCGCCGATCCCGCCTTCGCCGCGCAGGTACTGCGCTTGCCTGCTCCGGCCGACATCGCCCGCGAGATCGGCCGTGATGTCGACCCGGATGTCGTGCATGGCGCCCATCGCCGGCTTTCCGCTGCGATCGGCGCCGCGGTTGCGAACCAGCTTGCGGCCCTGCGCCAAGACCTCGCCGAACGTGGCCCCTATTCGCCGGCGGCGGCCCCGGCCGGACGGCGCGCCCTGCGCAACGAAGCGCTCGGCCTGATCGCGCTCGGCGCGCCAGTCGAGGGCGCGCGGCTTTCGCTGGCGCAGTTCAGCGAGGCCGACAACCTGACCGACCGGCTCGCGGCGCTCGCGGCGATGACGCTGATCCCAGGTGCCGAGCGCGAGGAGCTGATCCAGCGCTTCAGCGAGCTCTATGCCCGCGAGCCGTTGGTGCTCGACAAATGGCTGATGGCACAGGCGCTGATTGCCGAAGACGGCACGCTCGCCCGCGTGAAGGAGCTGATGAACCACGCCGCCTTCTCGCTCGGCAATCCGAACCGGGTGCGCGGCCTGATCGGCGGCTTCGCGGCGAACCTGACGCAGTTCAACCGCGCCGATGGCGAGGGCTACGCTTTCGTCGCCGACATCGTCATCGCGCTCGACCGAACCAACCCGCAGGTCGCCTCGCGCCTGCTCGGCTCGTTCAAGAGCTGGCGCATGCTGGAGGCGGGCCGCCGGGCCAAGGCGGAGGCGGCGCTGCGCATGGTCGGAGCGACGCCGAACCTGTCGCGCGATGTCTCCGATATCGCCGCTCGCTCGCTGGGTTGA
- a CDS encoding cation diffusion facilitator family transporter, translated as MSETQDRTPNPTGPVSPTEVSRVKQKAATLSVLASIVLTLAKFGAAILSGSLALMTDALQGLIDIGSTMFTWFAVRAADKPADDEHHYGHGKFEALAALLETAILFGLSGAILWEAANRLWSGSEPSVAVTPLVIGVLLFSLMVDATRWRTLTMVAKETRSEALSAEALHFATDFVGTALVLLGLILTRMGVPMADSATALALAVFMIATAVKLGRRTVDTLIDAAPKGVAERLREAAQGVAGVVNVEWLRLRPAGGVVQGEIGIQVSRTLPLDRVSAIKDELLRALAVVEPDSALTVTANPVQVDDETALERVLLIALKMKVPVHHVSVHTIGGRLAVSLDMEVDALLPLGEAHEVATRLENAIRAEFGGETEVDTHIEPMETGQPSGHNAPWEVVEAIGKAIAQEAAEAGGPIRDIHSVRVRETRNGLVVNYHCRADGALDVAAVHRAVDKIERKVREARPDVCRLVSHAEPAVTTDKPYALP; from the coding sequence ATGAGCGAAACGCAGGATCGCACGCCGAACCCGACCGGCCCGGTGTCGCCCACCGAGGTCTCCCGGGTCAAGCAGAAGGCGGCGACGCTGTCGGTGCTAGCCAGCATCGTGCTGACGCTCGCCAAATTCGGCGCGGCGATCCTCTCCGGCTCGCTCGCCCTGATGACCGACGCGCTGCAGGGGCTGATCGACATCGGCTCGACCATGTTCACATGGTTCGCCGTGCGCGCCGCCGACAAGCCGGCCGATGACGAGCACCATTACGGCCATGGCAAGTTCGAGGCGCTGGCGGCGCTGCTGGAGACCGCGATCCTGTTCGGCCTGTCCGGAGCGATCCTGTGGGAGGCCGCCAACCGCCTGTGGAGCGGCAGCGAACCCAGCGTCGCGGTGACGCCGCTGGTCATCGGCGTGCTGCTGTTCTCGCTGATGGTCGACGCGACGCGCTGGCGCACGCTGACCATGGTCGCGAAGGAAACCCGCAGCGAGGCGCTCTCGGCCGAGGCGCTGCATTTCGCCACCGATTTCGTCGGCACGGCGCTGGTTCTGCTTGGGCTGATCCTGACGCGGATGGGCGTGCCGATGGCCGACAGCGCGACGGCGCTGGCGCTGGCCGTGTTCATGATCGCCACTGCGGTCAAGCTCGGGCGGCGCACGGTCGACACGCTGATCGACGCCGCACCGAAAGGCGTCGCCGAGCGCCTGCGCGAGGCGGCGCAGGGCGTTGCCGGCGTCGTCAATGTCGAATGGCTCAGGCTGCGGCCGGCCGGCGGCGTGGTCCAGGGCGAGATCGGCATCCAGGTATCGCGGACCCTGCCGCTCGACCGCGTCAGCGCGATCAAGGACGAGCTGCTGCGGGCACTGGCCGTCGTCGAGCCGGATTCGGCGCTGACCGTCACCGCCAACCCGGTCCAGGTCGATGACGAGACGGCGCTGGAGCGCGTGCTGCTGATCGCGCTGAAGATGAAGGTGCCGGTGCACCATGTCAGCGTCCACACGATCGGCGGGCGGCTCGCCGTCTCGCTCGACATGGAGGTCGACGCGCTGCTGCCGCTCGGCGAGGCGCACGAGGTCGCTACGCGGCTGGAGAACGCGATCCGCGCCGAATTCGGCGGCGAGACCGAGGTCGACACCCATATCGAGCCGATGGAAACCGGCCAGCCTTCCGGGCACAACGCGCCCTGGGAGGTGGTCGAGGCGATCGGCAAGGCGATCGCGCAGGAAGCGGCCGAGGCCGGCGGCCCGATCCGCGACATCCACAGCGTCCGCGTACGCGAGACCCGCAACGGCCTGGTGGTGAACTACCATTGCCGCGCCGATGGCGCGCTCGACGTCGCTGCCGTGCATCGCGCCGTCGACAAGATCGAGCGCAAGGTTCGCGAGGCCCGGCCGGATGTCTGCCGCCTGGTCAGCCATGCCGAGCCGGCGGTCACGACCGACAAGCCCTATGCCCTGCCCTGA
- a CDS encoding VOC family protein yields the protein MRYLHTMVRVTDLDAALDFYVTKFGLIETRRIENEKGRFTLVFLAAPDDAATVKEQGSRGRPTLELTYNWDPEVYTGGRNFGHLAYEVDDIYATCDKLMKAGITINRPPRDGNMAFVRSPDNISIEILQKGDPKQPAEPWLSMPNTGAW from the coding sequence GTGCGCTATCTCCACACCATGGTCCGCGTCACCGACCTCGATGCCGCCCTCGATTTCTACGTGACCAAGTTCGGCCTCATCGAAACCCGCCGGATCGAGAACGAGAAGGGCCGCTTCACCCTGGTCTTCCTCGCTGCGCCGGACGACGCCGCCACCGTCAAGGAGCAGGGCAGTCGCGGTCGCCCGACGCTGGAGCTGACCTATAACTGGGATCCGGAGGTCTACACAGGCGGGCGCAATTTCGGCCATCTCGCCTATGAGGTCGACGACATCTATGCGACCTGCGACAAGCTGATGAAGGCCGGCATCACCATCAACCGGCCGCCGCGGGACGGCAACATGGCCTTCGTCCGCTCGCCCGACAACATCTCGATCGAGATCCTGCAGAAGGGCGATCCCAAGCAGCCGGCCGAGCCCTGGCTGAGCATGCCGAACACCGGGGCTTGGTGA
- a CDS encoding aldose epimerase family protein, producing MTKTLFGTLDDGTPIHEAVLRSPAGAEARVMEWGAVLRDLVVPLPNGGRQRVVLGFPDFADYPRHSPHMGAIAGRFANRIGGGRFALDGTEYQTPLNEHGRNSLHGGGQGFGKRPWTLVHHDDASATLALVSPADDAGYPGRLDVLCRYSLIGAATLRIELTATTDAPTIVNLAHHSYFRLDDGPDILDHEFEVRANLITPVDADLIPDGSVAPVAGTPFDFRKSRPIRFANPDGSRFWYDHNYLLRRDRREQAAATGLEIAHAATLRSRRSGLAMEVWTTEPALQVYDGFKLDTPVAGLDGVRYGACAGIALEPQHVPDSPNLPHFPSTVLRPGEVYRQISEFRFGA from the coding sequence ATGACCAAGACGCTGTTCGGCACGCTCGATGATGGCACGCCGATCCACGAGGCCGTGCTCCGCTCTCCCGCTGGCGCCGAGGCGCGGGTGATGGAATGGGGGGCGGTGCTGCGCGATCTCGTCGTGCCGCTGCCGAATGGCGGGCGCCAGCGCGTCGTGCTCGGCTTCCCCGACTTCGCCGACTACCCCAGGCATTCCCCGCATATGGGCGCGATCGCCGGCCGCTTCGCCAACCGCATCGGCGGCGGCCGTTTCGCACTCGATGGCACCGAGTACCAGACACCGCTCAACGAACACGGTCGGAACTCGCTGCATGGCGGTGGCCAGGGTTTTGGCAAGCGGCCCTGGACGCTGGTGCATCATGACGATGCGAGCGCGACATTGGCGCTGGTCTCGCCCGCCGACGATGCCGGTTATCCCGGCAGGCTCGATGTCCTCTGCCGCTACAGCCTCATCGGGGCTGCGACCTTGCGGATCGAGCTCACTGCGACGACCGACGCGCCGACGATCGTCAATCTGGCGCATCACTCCTATTTCCGCCTCGACGACGGCCCGGACATTCTCGATCACGAGTTCGAGGTCCGCGCCAACCTGATCACGCCGGTCGATGCCGACCTGATCCCGGACGGCTCGGTCGCCCCGGTGGCGGGCACGCCCTTCGATTTCCGAAAGAGCCGGCCGATCCGCTTCGCCAATCCGGACGGCTCGCGCTTCTGGTATGATCACAACTACCTGCTGCGCCGGGATCGCCGCGAGCAGGCGGCAGCGACGGGGCTCGAAATCGCCCATGCCGCGACCTTGCGCTCGCGCCGCTCGGGCCTTGCCATGGAGGTCTGGACCACCGAGCCGGCGCTGCAGGTCTATGACGGCTTCAAGCTCGATACGCCGGTCGCGGGGCTGGATGGCGTCCGCTACGGCGCTTGCGCCGGCATCGCGCTCGAGCCGCAGCATGTGCCGGATTCGCCCAATCTCCCGCATTTCCCCTCGACGGTGCTGCGCCCCGGCGAAGTCTATCGCCAGATCAGCGAATTCAGGTTCGGAGCGTAA
- a CDS encoding sugar kinase gives MAGVFCLGIATLDYVYSVERVPHPGEKDRARDLVVTGGGCAGSGSAAIGRLGGKAWLATRLGDDAVGDTIVGQLQQDGVDTSLSPRFPGLRSPVSSILIDAQGERMVVSYTDPKTPLSPDWLPDALPDGCDGVLVDTRWGEGSLAALQLARKAGVPGVIDGDRQPTHPEMVTTASHVAFSEKALSEISGGQEPRAALEVLARDARNWLAVTLGPRGVLFMENGGIAHLPAFPIEAVDTLGAGDVWHGAFALALAEGQGERQAVRFASAVAAIKCTRFGGRAGTPTRGEVERFLVAHP, from the coding sequence ATGGCCGGTGTCTTCTGTCTCGGTATCGCGACGCTCGACTATGTCTACAGCGTCGAGCGCGTGCCCCATCCCGGCGAGAAGGATCGGGCCCGCGATCTCGTCGTCACCGGCGGCGGCTGCGCCGGCAGCGGCTCGGCCGCGATCGGCCGGCTCGGCGGCAAGGCCTGGCTGGCGACGCGGCTGGGCGACGATGCTGTCGGCGACACCATCGTCGGACAATTGCAGCAGGACGGCGTCGACACCTCGCTCTCGCCGCGTTTCCCGGGCCTGCGCTCGCCGGTCTCCTCGATCCTGATCGACGCCCAGGGCGAGCGCATGGTCGTCTCCTATACCGACCCCAAGACGCCGCTCTCGCCTGACTGGCTGCCGGACGCGCTGCCTGATGGTTGCGACGGCGTGCTGGTCGATACGCGCTGGGGCGAAGGCTCGCTTGCGGCACTGCAACTCGCCCGCAAGGCCGGCGTGCCTGGCGTGATCGACGGCGATCGCCAGCCGACCCATCCGGAGATGGTCACCACCGCCAGCCACGTCGCCTTCAGCGAGAAGGCGCTGAGCGAGATCTCGGGCGGACAGGAGCCGCGGGCGGCGCTGGAAGTGCTGGCGCGCGATGCGAGGAACTGGCTCGCGGTGACGCTCGGCCCGCGCGGCGTACTGTTCATGGAGAATGGCGGCATCGCCCATCTGCCGGCCTTCCCGATCGAGGCGGTCGACACGCTCGGCGCCGGCGATGTCTGGCATGGCGCCTTCGCGCTGGCGCTGGCCGAGGGGCAGGGGGAGCGCCAGGCGGTGCGCTTCGCCTCGGCGGTGGCGGCGATCAAGTGCACCCGCTTCGGTGGTCGGGCGGGCACGCCGACGCGCGGGGAAGTCGAGCGCTTCCTGGTGGCGCATCCCTGA
- a CDS encoding DUF1003 domain-containing protein: MQDDVVFPSLPTHETGKLKRGVCAISGVELSRKNLIALGTLRPSLVEHIRRDFPDLDDNSLISLKELARYRTRYVEEILREEHGEYTDLDREVAESIARQDTIAENIEDDFEEHRTLGERLSDGLASFGGSWAFLISFGVVLAIWMLVNVVAGTGAFDPYPFILLNLVLSCIAAIQAPIIMMSQKRQEAKDRLRSFNDYQVNLKAELEVRHLHEKIDHLITRQWQRLAEIQQVQLELLQEAQVPRRKPKRRKKPATKRKVVATAGEAAADAGEPANGHSDA, encoded by the coding sequence ATGCAAGACGACGTTGTGTTCCCGTCTCTCCCGACGCACGAGACAGGCAAGCTCAAGCGCGGTGTCTGCGCCATCAGCGGCGTCGAGCTCAGCCGCAAGAACCTGATTGCGCTCGGGACGCTGCGCCCCTCGCTGGTCGAGCATATCCGGCGCGACTTTCCTGATCTCGACGACAACAGCCTGATCAGCCTCAAGGAGCTGGCGCGTTACCGCACCCGCTATGTCGAGGAGATCCTGCGCGAGGAGCATGGCGAGTACACCGATCTCGACCGCGAGGTCGCCGAGAGCATCGCCCGGCAGGACACGATCGCCGAGAATATCGAAGACGATTTCGAGGAGCATCGCACGCTCGGCGAGCGCCTTTCGGACGGGCTCGCCAGCTTTGGTGGCTCATGGGCCTTCCTGATCAGCTTCGGCGTCGTGCTGGCGATCTGGATGCTGGTCAATGTCGTTGCCGGGACGGGCGCTTTCGACCCTTACCCGTTCATCCTGCTCAATCTCGTGCTGTCCTGCATCGCCGCCATCCAGGCGCCGATCATCATGATGAGCCAGAAGCGGCAGGAGGCAAAGGACCGGCTGCGCTCCTTCAACGACTACCAGGTCAACCTCAAGGCCGAGCTCGAGGTCAGGCACCTGCACGAGAAGATCGACCATCTGATCACGCGGCAATGGCAGCGCCTCGCCGAGATCCAGCAGGTCCAGCTCGAACTGCTGCAGGAGGCGCAAGTGCCGCGCCGCAAGCCGAAGCGCCGCAAGAAGCCGGCCACGAAGAGGAAGGTGGTCGCCACCGCGGGGGAGGCGGCGGCGGATGCCGGCGAGCCCGCGAACGGGCACTCCGATGCGTGA
- a CDS encoding VOC family protein, translating into MIPIKGLYESHLTVSDLSRSIAFYRDVVGLELAHTVPARNAAFFWVGGRDRSMLGLWSIQSSPLRLRLHIAFHTGLEDVEQSIQELRSKGIVPRDGGGGPEIDEPVVFPWMPAASVYFDDPDGHSLEYIAILPGKARPDMSGTVKLSEWRTLDTAAE; encoded by the coding sequence ATGATCCCGATCAAGGGCTTGTACGAGAGCCACCTCACGGTGTCTGACCTTTCGCGATCGATCGCGTTCTATCGGGACGTCGTCGGCCTCGAACTGGCCCATACGGTTCCAGCGCGCAACGCTGCCTTCTTCTGGGTCGGCGGGCGTGACAGATCGATGCTCGGACTCTGGTCGATTCAGAGTTCCCCGCTGCGGTTGAGACTCCACATCGCCTTCCACACGGGTCTGGAGGACGTGGAGCAATCGATCCAGGAACTCCGTTCGAAAGGTATCGTGCCTCGCGATGGTGGCGGCGGTCCCGAAATTGACGAGCCGGTGGTCTTCCCTTGGATGCCCGCGGCGAGTGTCTATTTCGATGATCCCGACGGCCATTCGTTGGAATACATCGCGATCCTGCCAGGCAAGGCGCGGCCTGATATGTCTGGGACGGTTAAGCTCTCCGAGTGGCGGACGCTGGATACGGCTGCCGAGTAG